The following are encoded together in the Plasmodium malariae genome assembly, chromosome: 1 genome:
- the UTP14 gene encoding U3 small nucleolar RNA-associated protein 14, putative: protein MDNEDVIAKNIFGKNEKMKKKKRKKKFKKDLLSTSSSSKTLEKRSKIIKRIQKKKKFSDGAMVMLGGEQKWKKRNVKENALNSGILNDGKNKRTGKTGGKGKKINIHSSSEDNREDKECLHNNCYTSDNVSQGTYEKGSSLRNRVKRKESQKKRFDKGRGKNKGEKIKGKKKISNSNGNMSNEDNTADDAYSFSSFEGKFGYIKDKKTLKEKMLLMDKYSDDMNNGNDEKKGKHSSATSFINFLKTFNEKEKENILLRTVKSKDNEEEGEEENDDTLYRYLPQKDDIYKVNKPDEYIDIADLIHPVENVLENKVMSDINVLINEDDKKRKYNNNSKHRHISVLEEEKINGQIEYIRNVEALNKMNKSYHVIQNSQRVLFGHKGKEEESLTSDEYLNKGLLKRYNKTKVYWSGSYDVNKGESNGYSIRGKEENLGASDNSKAVGSGVGVAVGDPTGADFSAQDFEEEMRKNLEKSKMLIVSDDILKNEKERKREELRKIAQLKMLLLKERKKNMYRKHIKSKSYRKYLRIKEKREEEKILDQLYLEHPDLARDISNYEKEYAQKRNIINNVKKKRKIVSLLNRYKNEELRKQIIKSFQSDKEEKTLLKKIIEKTTIGMEKDDEDAYASANRSGRADEETPLLQSESDIGSDDGGSTNDSGGSSDSGGDEAEEENIKKERKKKVKRELKKRNLLRFAFVKNADEIKKNDEIYKNRKSMLHKIEKASDERNALLSDSSDVEKKEELVSDATHSNNNNVGRSSRKEIAKAKKELTNDANFVNMLRKSSVLNEDDVIRSEGESLDGGLVKEAEEKDAAKDADKDADKDADKDADKDVDKDADKDAEKDVDKDADKDAEKDVDKDAVNDTTKGIIDPRGDLGFINQINGEEVLKSYGEKLTMYNFENNVFEDLININEATVSREDEELFELSDSERVSIDDINISQWCNYNTLVNIEKSKIQKEKEIIEKKKNIPLHTINIYNRKDKKFDKYYVDKIPFPFNKEEYEKTLNININKEVNDMSVYTHLITPRISNKVGNIVPPLIRNPHEIASILTVKRKNKNKSKL from the coding sequence ATGGACAACGAAGATGTAATAGCAAAAAacatttttggaaaaaatgaaaaaatgaaaaaaaaaaaaagaaaaaaaaagtttaagaAAGATTTACTCTCTACTTCATCATCAAGTAAAACATTAGAAAAGCGTTCTAAAATTATCAAGAGAAtacaaaagaagaaaaaattttcagaTGGTGCAATGGTAATGCTAGGTGGGGAGcagaaatggaaaaagagGAACGTAAAGGAAAATGCCTTAAATAGTGGAATACTCAATGACGGGAAAAATAAACGTACTGGTAAAACTggaggaaaaggaaaaaaaattaacattcaTAGTTCTAGTGAAGATAATAGGGAAGATAAGGAATGCTTACATAACAATTGTTATACGAGTGATAATGTTTCCCAGGGGACTTATGAAAAGGGGAGTAGTCTTAGGAATCGAGTAAAAAGAAAGGAGAGTCAAAAGAAAAGATTTGACAAAGGgaggggaaaaaataaaggggaaaaaataaagggaaaaaaaaaaattagtaatagtaatggAAACATGTCAAATGAAGATAACACTGCCGATGATGCATACTCCTTTTCGTCATTTGAAGGTAAATTTggatatataaaagataagaaaacgttaaaagaaaaaatgctTCTTATGGATAAGTATTCGGACGATATGAATAATGGTAATGAtgaaaagaaaggaaaacaTTCCTCTGCAACCAgctttataaattttttgaaaacttttaatgaaaaggagaaagaaaatatattgttgAGGACAGTGAAGAGTAAGGACAATGAAGAGGAGGGCGAGGAAGAGAATGACGATACGTTATACAGATATTTGCCACAAAaggatgatatatataaagttaatAAACCTGATGAGTACATAGATATTGCTGACCTTATTCATCCTGTGGAAAATGTATTAGAAAATAAAGTTATGAGTGATATTAACGTGTTAATAAATGAAGATGATAAGAAgcgtaaatataataataatagtaaacaTAGACATATTTCAGTCTTAGAAGAAGAGAAAATTAATGGACAAATCGAGTATATCAGGAATGTAGAAgctttaaataaaatgaataagtCATATCATGTTATACAGAATTCCCAACGAGTTTTATTTGGTCATAAGGGTAAAGAGGAGGAGAGTCTCACCTCCGATGAATACCTTAACAAAGGCCtgttaaaaagatataacaAAACGAAGGTATACTGGAGTGGTAGTTATGATGTCAATAAGGGAGAAAGCAACGGTTACTCTATTAGAGGTAAGGAGGAGAACTTGGGGGCGAGTGATAATTCTAAAGCGGTAGGTTCGGGGGTAGGTGTAGCTGTGGGTGATCCGACTGGGGCAGATTTTTCGGCGCAAGATTTTGAAGAAGAGATGAGAAAGAATTTagaaaaatcaaaaatgCTAATAGTGTCTgatgatattttaaaaaatgaaaaagaaagaaaaagagaagaattAAGGAAAATTGCACAGCTAAAAATGCTACTATTAAAAGaacggaaaaaaaatatgtatagaaaacatattaaatCTAAATCGTATAGAAAATATCtaagaataaaagaaaaaagagaagaagaaaaaatattggaTCAATTATATTTGGAGCATCCTGACCTAGCTAGAGATATCagtaattatgaaaaagaatatgcacaaaaaagaaatattataaataatgtaaaaaagaaaaggaaaattgtTAGTTTACTTAACCGTTATAAGAATGAAGAACTGagaaaacaaattattaaaagcTTTCAAAGTGACAAAGAGGAAAAAAccttgttaaaaaaaattatcgaAAAGACTACCATTGGAATGGAAAAGGATGATGAGGATGCCTACGCGAGTGCCAACAGGAGCGGTAGAGCGGATGAAGAAACCCCGCTTCTTCAGAGCGAAAGCGATATCGGTAGTGATGATGGTGGCAGTACTAATGATAGCGGTGGTAGCAGTGATAGCGGCGGCGATGAAGCGGAGGAGGAAAACAtcaaaaaggaaagaaaaaaaaaagtcaagAGGGAgctaaaaaagagaaatctATTAAGATTTgcttttgtaaaaaatgcGGATGAAATTAAGAAGAATgatgaaatttataaaaacagaaaaagtATGTTACACAAAATTGAAAAGGCTAGCGATGAAAGAAATGCCTTACTAAGTGACTCTTCAGATGTTGAGAAGAAAGAAGAGTTAGTATCAGATGCTACCCATTCgaacaataataatgtagGAAGATCGAGTCGTAAGGAAATTGCTAAGGCGAAGAAGGAATTAACGAATGATGCAAATTTTGTTAACATGCTGAGGAAGAGCAGCGTTTTGAACGAGGATGATGTTATTCGTAGTGAAGGGGAATCGCTTGATGGGGGCTTGGTTAAGGAGGCAGAAGAAAAGGATGCAGCCAAAGATGCGGACAAAGATGCGGACAAAGATGCGGACAAAGATGCGGACAAAGATGTGGACAAAGATGCGGACAAAGATGCGGAAAAAGATGTGGACAAAGATGCGGACAAAGATGCGGAAAAAGATGTGGACAAAGACGCGGTCAACGATACCACTAAAGGCATAATTGACCCCAGGGGCGATCTCGGCTTCATCAACCAGATCAACGGTGAAGAGGTGTTGAAAAGCTACGGGGAAAAATTAACTATGTACAATTTCGAGAACAACGTATTTGAAGAtctaataaacataaatgaaGCTACTGTGAGTAGGGAGGATGAAGAGTTGTTCGAGCTGAGTGACAGTGAAAGAGTAAGTATtgatgatataaatataagtcAGTGGTGCAACTATAACACTTTGgtaaatatagaaaagagtaaaattcagaaggaaaaagaaattatcgaaaaaaaaaaaaatatacctttacatactataaatatatataacagaaaagataaaaagttTGACAAGTATTATGTTGATAAAATACCTTTTCCATTTAACAAAGAGGAATATGAAAAAACgctaaatataaatataaataaagaagtaaATGATATGTCAGTGTATACACACTTAATAACCCCTCGTATATCAAACAAAGTAGGTAATATCGTTCCACCTTTGATTAGAAATCCGCATGAAATTGCAAGTATACTGACTGTGAAGAGGAAGAACAAAAACAAGTCAAAGTTATGA
- the CYP81 gene encoding peptidyl-prolyl cis-trans isomerase, putative, which produces MKRKKKYVYLEFSINSITLGKVYFELFSDEEIKKSVENFVSLCKGNLNYSIYTDDEMLSFKNCKIEKIKKNKCIKSGYLKNKVYLHNNEWKNKYPIYQNKKYENVECIYGKYYNKEYTKRRHLNAGLLTVVQVENKKYSSIFKITLNKVPTYNNKNIIIGRVIKNMHILRAIEIIPVTSNWEPKINVYISDCNEVSESFFKERKASSRQSYIDGLFENLNHNEQGNEESDGVETGEREESDEGGEPYDGDDNSALYANHPFKKHSPFLSNFDIKKERNKKIKITEKQKGIELLNKILSELDSASKEENFSKRSTKKSASEHPQSKHHPYPQLQPEPQSSSSLQERTVRGDYPSKGTDDTSKNFETMEEEEEEEEEEEEEEEEEEEEEEEEEEEEEEEEEEEEKKKRKKEEEEKKKKKKKKKKKKSNEGDSQQDQPLPCSNALPYDNNINKQMTERERRMFEIQLKINQSKCLNEMEIRRERMMMMSQGPNRGMGKFGEYTHYNFAQNANVKSVIQRRISTEGSGGREEKEKEKQKEPTGAHHSGSNRGCDIGGDKVSENDHANGSDNADNHGIDLRKDDEDGKKSQLYNTSAVRVQSALNRKKKKREDTYELDNDINLYKKIKFNFSINRKLYEDKKKEFKNNFYGYNLLINDNSTCTDKDKNKVVEFCKKQEELRSKISRKRKNDEGVFKNYINRRNKIYNKKLDRYFNKHTVEIRQNLERTF; this is translated from the coding sequence atgaagaggaagaagaaatATGTTTACTTAGAGTTTTCGATAAACTCTATCACATTAGGAAAagtatattttgaattattcAGCGATGAAGAGATAAAAAAGTCTGTGGAAAATTTTGTAAGTCTTTGTAAAGGGAATTTAAATTACAGCATATACACAGATGATGAAATGCTATCATTCAAAAACTGTAAAAttgaaaagataaaaaaaaataaatgtataaagagtggttatttaaaaaataaagtgtaccttcataataatgaatggaaaaataaatatcccatttatcaaaataaaaaatatgaaaatgttGAATGTATTTATGGTAAATACTACAATAAAGAGTATACGAAAAGAAGACATTTAAATGCTGGTTTGTTGACAGTTGTACAAGtagagaataaaaaatattcatctatttttaaaattactttAAATAAAGTACCTACAtacaataacaaaaatataatcataGGTCgagttattaaaaatatgcatattctGAGAGCAATAGAAATCATTCCAGTTACTTCCAACTGGGAACCTAAAATAAATGTCTATATATCCGACTGCAATGAAGTGAGTGAGTCTTTTTTCAAAGAGAGAAAAGCTTCATCCAGGCAGTCTTACATCGATGGGTTATTCGAAAATTTGAATCATAATGAACAAGGGAACGAGGAGAGTGATGGGGTAGAAACAGGTGAAAGGGAAGAATCGGATGAGGGGGGAGAACCATATGACGGGGATGACAACTCTGCGTTGTATGCTAATCATCCCTTCAAAAAGCATAGTCCATTCTTGAGTAACTTTGacataaaaaaggaaagaaacaaaaaaataaaaattactgaAAAGCAAAAAGGTATCGAgttgttaaataaaattctttCGGAACTTGATTCTGCTTCAAAAGAGGAAAACTTTTCGAAAAGgagtacaaaaaaaagtgcATCCGAGCATCCACAGTCGAAGCACCATCCGTATCCACAATTACAACCAGAACCACAATCATCATCATCCTTACAAGAACGTACTGTTCGGGGAGATTATCCCTCCAAAGGAACGGATGATACTTCAAAAAACTTCGAAACAAtggaagaagaagaggaagaagaggaagaagaagaagaagaagaagaagaagaagaagaagaagaagaggaagaagaggaagaagaagaagaagaggaagaagaagaagaaaagaagaagaggaaaaaagaagaagaggaaaaaaaaaaaaaaaaaaaaaaaaaaaaaaaaaaaaagagcaacGAAGGAGACTCACAACAAGATCAACCCCTCCCCTGCTCCAATGCATTAccatatgataataatattaacaaacaAATGACAGAACGGGAGAGAAGGATGTTCGAAATTCaactaaaaattaatcaGTCTAAATGTTTAAACGAAATGGAGATTAGGAGAGAAagaatgatgatgatgagtCAAGGCCCTAATAGAGGAATGGGCAAATTTGGTGAGTACACACATTATAATTTTGCCCAAAATGCAAATGTAAAAAGTGTTATCCAGAGGAGGATTAGTACTGAGGGAAGCGGTGGACGTGaagagaaagagaaagagaaaCAGAAGGAACCAACAGGTGCCCATCATAGTGGTAGTAACCGTGGCTGTGATATCGGCGGTGATAAAGTTAGTGAAAATGATCATGCCAATGGCAGTGATAACGCCGATAACCATGGAATTGACCTCCGCAAGGATGATGAAGACGGAAAAAAGTCGCAGTTATATAACACTAGCGCGGTAAGGGTGCAGAGCGCATTGAACagaaagaagaagaaaagagAAGATACGTATGAATTGGACAACGATATAAAtttgtacaaaaaaattaaattcaatttttcaataaatagGAAACTATAtgaggataaaaaaaaagaattcaaaaacaatttttatggatataatttattaattaatgataATTCAACATGCACAGAtaaggataaaaataaagttgtTGAGTTTTGTAAAAAGCAGGAAGAATTAAGAAGTAAAATTAGTaggaagagaaaaaatgaCGAAggagtttttaaaaattatatcaataggagaaataaaatttacaataaaaaactTGATCGATATTTTAACAAACATACAGTGGAAATTCGTCAAAATTTGGAGAGaactttttga
- the PmUG01_01029000 gene encoding conserved Plasmodium protein, unknown function, with amino-acid sequence MVLTKRYEYSPLEEIFFAKPIENSQYYEDIEEEKNKKDKNNKNNKNNKNNKKYIMDINRIKDNILQYDSSLDRCQKKKDYYLSTKNTNNIQNYYFFYDYRKCIYNIDGKMYMDRNPVRILNDNNKRDDRLNEAVRVQNYNSFVYAYNI; translated from the exons ATGGTATTAACAAAGAGGTATGAATATTCCCCCCTAgaggaaatattttttgcaaaaCCTATTGAAAATTCTCAGTATTATGAAGATATTGAGGaggaaaagaataaaaaagataagaataataagaataataagaataataagaataataagaaGTACATTATGGATATAAACAGAATAAAGGATAACATATTACAGTATGACTCGTCCTTAGACCGATGTCAAAAGAAGAAAGATTATTACCTAAgtacaaaaaatacaaacaatATTCAAAACTATTATTTCTTCTATGACTATCGCAAGTGTATTTACAACATCGATGGGAAAATGTACATGGACAGGAACCCAGTCAGAATATtaa ATGACAATAACAAGCGCGACGATAGACTAAACGAAGCTGTTCGTGTGCAGAACTACAACTCCTTtgtgtatgcatataatatataa